A DNA window from Ahaetulla prasina isolate Xishuangbanna chromosome 7, ASM2864084v1, whole genome shotgun sequence contains the following coding sequences:
- the KITLG gene encoding kit ligand, protein MKKTQTWIITCFYLQLLLLYPLIKAQSPCGNPVTDDVNEITVLVGNLPHDYMIALRYVQKTDTLPYHCWLHLMVPELLNSLNNLLNKFKEFPDMSNVLSNYSIINKLRRIINDVMACLPSTTYNKNYSQHDHLYEEGKFVPEEFFKHFYSIIEAYKIFSKRPEQSDCILPSTTEASPNDSSTSVTEPFLLHPVAASSLRNDSSNNNSNKAELDFLSKSSNQVLSIALSSLLAFVFGLVLGAICWKKRTCRHMLQIHQTTQSNINQDDNEISMLQHKDKSLLQV, encoded by the exons ACTTGGATTATCACTTGCTTTTATCTTCAATTGCTCCtactttatcctcttattaaagcCCAAAGCCCCTGTGGGAATCCAGTGACAGATGATGTAAATGAAATTACAGTACTG GTTGGAAATCTTCCACATGATTATATGATAGCTCTTAGATATGTCCAGAAGACGGACACACTG CCTTACCACTGTTGGTTGCATTTGATGGTCCCTGAATTGTTAAACAGTCTAAATAATCTTCTCAATAAATTTAAAGAATTTCCAGATATGTCAAATGTCTTGAGTAATTATTCGATTATCAATAAACTAAGGAGGATCATCAATGATGTGATGGCATGCTTACCTTCTACCACATATAATAAG AATTATAGCCAACATGATCATCTATATGAAGAAGGTAAATTTGTTCCAGAAGAGTTCTTCAAGCACTTTTACAGCATTATTGAGGCCTACAAAATCTtttcaaaaagaccagaacaaagTGACTGCATTCTTCCCTCAACAACAGAAGCCTCTCCAAATG attcaagCACTAGTGTCACAGAGCCATTTTTATTACATCCTGTTGCGGCCAGTTCCCTTAGGAATGATAGCAGTAACAATAACAGCAACA aaGCGGAATTGGACTTCCTCAGTAAGTCTAGCAATCAAGTATTGAGCATAGCACTTTCATCATTGTTGGCTTTTGTCTTCGGCTTGGTTTTGGGAGCCATATGCTGGAAG AAAAGGACCTGCAGGCATATGCTACAAATTCACCAGACAACACAATCTAACATCAACCAAGATGATAATGAGATaag taTGTTGCAGCACAAAGACAAATCGCTTCTACAAGTGTAg